One Hordeum vulgare subsp. vulgare chromosome 4H, MorexV3_pseudomolecules_assembly, whole genome shotgun sequence DNA window includes the following coding sequences:
- the LOC123451148 gene encoding cyclin-D5-1-like — protein sequence MEAEDYAAGCCFSLMCQEDGADLLGDGFADEDGGKLLLMYSAGDDNDGEEDEEGYMDHLVSKESSFYSADPSPSMASEDWFQCARRDTVRWILETRGHFGFCHRTAYVAIAYFDRFSLRRCVDRSVMPWAARLLAIACVSLAAKMDECQAPALSEFRADDDYDFSCDSIRRMEVLVLSTLDWRMGAVTPFDYLPCLSSRLRRFNGAGRGGGGGLIAVKAAALIFSAAEVASVLDYRPSTVAAVAVLAATHGVLTREPLESKINSLSPTCLLEKEDVYACYTMMLRDPSSPSKTAKRPASDRSDGDSTYARLDAASFSVAAAMNNNKRVRLELPAVHR from the exons atggaagccgaGGACTACGCCGCCGGGTGCTGCTTCTCCCTCATGTGCCAGGAGGACGGCGCCGACCTCCTCGGCGACGGCTTCGCCGACGAGGACGGCGGCAAGCTGCTGCTGATGTACAGTGccggcgacgacaacgacggggAGGAAGACGAGGAGGGGTACATGGACCACCTCGTGTCCAAGGAGAGCAGCTTCTACTCCGCCGATCCGTCGCCTTCCATGGCCTCCGAGGACTGGTTCCAGTGCGCGCGGCGCGACACCGTCAGGTGGATCCTTGAG ACGCGCGGGCACTTCGGGTTCTGCCACCGCACGGCGTACGTGGCGATTGCCTACTTTGACCGCTTCTCCCTCCGGCGATGCGTCGAC aGGTCGGTGATGCCGTGGGCGGCGCGGCTGTTGGCCATCGCGTGCGTGTCGCTGGCGGCGAAGATGGATGAGTGCCAGGCGCCGGCGCTGTCGGAGTTCCGCGCCGACGACGACTATGATTTCAGCTGCGACTCCATCCGCCGCATGGAGGTGCTCGTGCTCTCCACGCTCGACTGGAGGATGGGTGCGGTCACGCCCTTCGACTACCTCCCTTGCCTCTCCTCCAGGCTCCGGCGATTCAACGGCGCCGgccgcggcggtggcggcggcctcATCGCGGTCAAGGCCGCAGCCCTCATCTTCTCCGCCGCCGAAG TGGCGAGCGTGCTCGACTACCGGCCGTCCACcgtggccgccgtcgccgtcttGGCAGCAACCCACGGCGTGCTCACGAGAGAGCCCCTGGAATCCAAGATCAACAGCCTCTCCCCGACCTGCCTCCTCGAGAAG GAGGATGTATATGCCTGCTACACCATGATGCTGAGGGATCCATCGTCGCCGAGCAAGACGGCCAAGAGACCGGCGTCCGACCGGAGCGACGGCGACAGTACATACGCACGCCTGGACGCAGCCTCCTTCTCCGTCGCGGCGGCGATGAACAACAACAAGAGGGTGAGGCTGGAGCTGCCGGCCGTCCACCGGTGA